From Melospiza melodia melodia isolate bMelMel2 chromosome 2, bMelMel2.pri, whole genome shotgun sequence:
TAACAGACATTTAGACTTCATGCTGAAATACAAAGTGTATCATTTATACAGAACAAAACTTTTATCACACCTTTTCATAGAGAATTTAGGTTCTTGGCAAAACTTGCATTGAAACCATGGGGACTATTTATGAAGAGACTGCAACATCATTCTTAGTGTCATTTTGGTACCAGACAGCATCCTTCCTCCTATGCTTTGAAGTTGATCTCATTTTCTTATGATGAAAAACTTCACAAGGTTTCCTCTCCTGACAGAATATCTGGGTTGATAGCTCTGGCTGAAAACACAACCATGTCTTACAGTACCTTTTAAACTGCCTTTGTAAAACAGTTGACACATAGCTtcaaacacttttccaggcttAAATATTTCTGAAGTGTGACAAAACAGAGTGAGTCAGAGTAGAGGAGTAAGCCAGTTGGGAAGTTCCAGGCAGAAATATTTACTGCTGTTAGTGATGGCATCTATTCAACCTTCAAATaggcaaaatattttttattttgcaaCAGCTTCATTACTAACACacattatattattttaaattcCTGACTATCAGCAACATGACAACTTGCTGTGATTTCCATGGAGCAGTTAAAGCACTCCCAAGCTGCATATACAGTGCCAAGAAGCCTGGGTGGTCCTCAGTCCATGGAGCTATCTCCTGGACTGGTTTATCTCCAAAGCACACAAAACCAGATCTGTTCCCTGTGGGAGGTCTTCAGGCATCTGGCAACACTACTCAGCCTTCATCATGTTGTATTTCTCAGTGATGTCCACGGAGTTTTTCCCAAGTCAGAGCGAACAAAACTGCTTGACAAAACCCTGCCAGCACAAAGTAGCTGAAGTGATTGTGTCATGGATGTGTATGATGGCAGAAATGAGGCAAACTGAAGCTGACATGGGTTACTGCCAGGCTGGTATTTATTTCTCTAGATAAGAAATGAGACATTAAGAAGGGGAGAGAAACATCTGACCTACACACAGATCTGAGGAAACCTGACTTGCAGCCTTGGTCCTGACAGTGAGGACCTGCATCACTGTCAGCCGGGTCATCACTGTCACTCCCTACATCCCTCACTCTACAGCAACACATCCCATCTGGGTCTTAAATTTACCACACCAAGATTTCTAGGAATCTGCTGGACTTCTAGATGAAGGGCACAATTATCATTGCTTTCAGCAGTGACTATGATGAATACCCAATTAAAATGTATTTCTGCTGTTTCCTATACTGGGAGGGTTTGAAGACAGCAGCAACAAAACAGTCAGACCTGTGATTTGTAAAAATTCTAAAATATATCTCAAATATACATTTCATCTTGCTCTAGATATAAATTCCATAAAGATTTTTTAACTAGTGGACTACTTACAACATGTAAATGTAAACATATATGtagcttccacagcagcaggtgtAACAGGAAAATTAATTTAAGGTGACAATATTACTCATAGAAATGATTTAGGCTACTGTCCTCTCATCTTGAAATGATTAGATTCTTATTTGCCATAATAAACTAAATATGATTATAGTTCTGAATATCTGTGTTGTATATACAACTACAACTCACTGTGGATTTCAGCAATAGCTTTTTTTAAAGATCTCTAGATCTACAGCTTTAGCTGATGTTGTGTTGAGGAATACAGAAAACCATGTTTTGATTTCATGTTAAATAATTCAACAGATTTGTCTCGGTATAACAATCATCTTAATATGGATGCCACTGAAGTGCAGATGAAAGTCACAGTGAAGTTTCACTGTGAGACTGCAAAAAATCAAAAGTAACTAGGCAACTCTTGCTATGAATCATCACAAgggaatttttttgggttttttttatcttTCAAATTTGTCACTATTTGGCTTATAGAGATTTCCATGTTACATTGTCATGAAACATTTCATAAATGCTGAATTAATGGCAACATTTTTGTTGATTTACCATAGGCAGGATTAGGCCTTGCATCATCAATGTCATTAGAGGCAGGATTAGGCAGGATTAGGCCTTACATCATCAATGTAACTAGTCAGACTTTGAATTTGGAATGCTTAGCAGCAAATGCTTAGCAGCAATGGAAATGAAAGCATGACTAGATAAAACTCCTCCAAAGTCACGTACCAATGCTGAAAGCTCCTGAAGGAAAATAAGAACTGTCATTGCAGTTGATATGATCAAATTTATTGAGTGAATCAGAATTCCAGAAGACAATTGAATTCTCCCACTCACTTTCACGAGTCCCAGATTTCTCATATTATCAGAAAAATGTTTGAATAAACAAAATAACTAACAGCTGTGGGTTTGGACCATTTTGAATCCTTGATTAGTGAAGACTAGGGATTGTGTTCATTTTATGTAGTATTCGTTGTATCAAGTGGGCTCTGGATTGAATCTATCTATTCCTTAGAAGGAAGagcatttctgtatttttttgcaGTTTTCTACTGTTGCtttcccatattcccattttGTGACTAAAATCTGTCATTTATCTAGACAATCAGACACTGCCAGTGCCAGCAATGATTCACCTCATCCACAAGGGAGGACCAGCGCTCCCTGGAGATCCCTTCCAGCCAGCTCTGTATGTTGAAGCAGGCAGCCAGCTACCAACTCCAACCACAGCTGTTGGCATTTCTTATATTTTATGAGTGCTTGCAGCATGAGCTATGGACATACTGTGTTCACAGTATGGAATGTACAATAGGTTTATGGGTGTACATGACTTAGTTTCTAACCTAACACCACCGTCACACACAACTGTGCTTTATTTTTATGAGACCTGAATCACTTTTCTTACTTCTTGACTTACTAGAGTTAAGTCACAGGGCCTCGACGTATGTGTTATGTAAAATCTGAAATCCAAACAGTCAGTGAGAATTTATGCCTGGTGTAACTCTGGTGCCTTCAATAGACATAGATGAGAGGACCTTGGATCGACAGCTGTTGGATACGAGCTTGTGAAATGTCAGAGCTGGAAACTTGTTCAGTTCTGTACAAACACTGTCTGAACTGTGTGAGTCAACAGCCTTGCAGTTCACTGAAGCAAATTGCTTAGGAAAAAAGTTTCGAGCCCATgtgaggaagtttttcacagcaACTCTGTgaagcagagctggaaaaagtaattttctggTAATCATGAGGTTTTGTAGTTTTTACATAACGGTGAGATTTTAAAGTAAGCATGTATGATTCTAAGAAAGCTGCAAAGGAGCAAAAAGAAccctcttttaaaatttattttcctttagtTTTCCAAATTGTTGCTCCTCATAGAGGTGCTTGAAACAGACTGAATTTAACTGGAATTCAAAGCTATTGTGACAgctcacttctttttttttttttttcctaaataagtGACTTATTCAAACTTGCTCTCAGCTTAACTCTCTAAATtacaaatgtttttaaaaaaatcccctgCATCTTCCAAAGCACTTCCCCAAAGTACAGGCCACAGGATACAGCATGCAAATCATAGGTCAGCTGGTGTGGGAAAACCCTTTTGCCAGAGTTTAAAACCTCTGTCTGTTTCAGGTGTGGACTGGAAGAAATAAATGAGAATGCACGTGGGAAGCAGCAGAGCAGTCCTGCTTTAGTCCTGCTTTCTCATGGGCAGTAGGGCAGGGGGGACCTGAGCCTGTGCCAGCCTTTGTGATGTGAATGGCAGGGCTCTCCTCCCCCTGTGGCCCTCTGGCCTGTGCTCCTACATGTGCTCGTGTATGGGGTTTGTGTGGCAAGGTTCTGCTAGTGATGGGGTGACAGGGGTGACTTCTCTGACAAGGTGCTAGAAACTTCCCCCCATGTCTAGTGGAGCCAATTCCAACCAGCTCCAAAACAGACGCACTGCTGGCCATGGCTGACCCCAACGGTGATAGCAATAGCACCTTTGGGATAATGTATCTAGAAAGGAAAAAAGGTACTGCACAGAAGCAATTGCATCCAGAGAAGAGAGGAATGAAAATTGTGAGAGCAGGCACCAAAGTCAGTGCAGAAGAAAGGGATGGAggtgctgcaggggctggagcagcgattcccctgcagcctgtggtccATGGTGAGGCAGGATGTTCCTGGATGAAGGACCTCATGCCAGAACAGGTGGATGCCCATAGAACactctgctgctgagcagattCCTGGCAGGATCTGTGGCCCCGTGGAGAAAGGGAGCCCATGCTGGGctggcaggtttgctggcaggacttgtgaccccacTGGGGAGTCACGCTGGAGCAGCCTGTGGAAGGGAACCacactggagcagtgcatgaagaaCTGCAGGTCCTGAGAAGGACTTACGTTGGAGAAGTTCAAAGGACTGTCTCCCGTgggaggacccacactggagcaggggaacgGTGTGAGGAGTCCGtcccctgaggaggaaggagcagcagagacaccatGTGATGAACTGACCGCAGCCTCCATTCCCCATCCTCCTGCGCTGCTGTTGGAGAGAAGGCAGAGAAACTGCGAGCAGCACTGAGCCTAGGAAGAAGGGAGGGGTGGGAAAAAGGCGTCTTTcaattttggtttttggtttcatttcccattACCCGAGTCAGATTTGATTGGCGAGAAATTAAGTTAATTTCCCCAAATCGGTTTTGTTTTGCCCGTGACTCTAACTGCTGagggatctctccctgtccttaggTCGATCAGAGAGCCTTTCGTTGTATTTTCTCTCCTTTGCCCTGCTGATGAAGGCAGAGACAAAGCGCCTGATGAAGGCAGAGACAAAGCGCCAGCGGTGCCAGGGTGCGGGTACCCTGAGACCCCTTGTGAGCGTCCCTTCAACTTTTCCCGTGCGTGCTGGGGCCtgggctctcacggggatccctcCTGAGTGCGGAGACACAGATTCCCTCGGCGGCCCCGAACCGGGCATGAGCAGCCGAGCGGCCCGGGGTCGCAGCTCCCCGGCTGCCGTGGCGGTGCTGCCGCACGGGGCCGGCGGCGAGGCCGCGAAACCCCGCCAGGCGCCCGAGCACCGCTGTCTCTGAGGGCGGAGCGGCAGGGCCGCGGCGGGCGGGGCAAGGCGGCACCAGGGGCGAGGGGCGGCACCAGGGCCGGGAGGCGGAGGCCGGGCGGGCATGGCCGGGAGGGGCGGCGGCCCCGACGCCTCCCCGCCACCGGGGCCTGGGGTGGGGgcagagcggcggcggcggcagcagccccagccccaggatgcgCTGCCCGGCGCCGGTGCCCTGCGGGGGGCAGAGCGGTGGCAGCGGGCGGCGGGGATGGAGGCGGCCCTGCGGCGCTGCTGCTGGCGGCGCTGGCGGCTGCGCGGGCCGCGGTGCGCGCTGGCGGCCGGGCTGctgggcgccgccgccgccgcgctcgcCCTCTACTCGGCGCTGCCCGAGCCGGCCcgggcggagggcgaggcggtgacCGTGCTGCTGTGGTGGGAGCCCTTCGGCCGCCCGCGGCGCCTGCCCGACTGCCGGCGGCGCTACAACATCAGCGGCTGCCGCCTCAGCGCCGACCGCAGCCGGTTGGGCGAGGCGCAGGCGGTGCTGTTCCACCACCGCGACCTGGCGCGGCACGGCGCcgaggggctgccccgagggtcCCCGCCGCGGGCCCCGCGCCAGCGCTGGGTGTGGATGAACTTCGAGTCGCCGTCGCACTCGCCCGGGCTGCGGGGGCTCGCCGGGGTCTTCAACTGGACCATGTCCTACCGCCGCGACTCGGACGTGTTCGTGCCCTACGGGTACCTCTACGTCCCGCCGGCGCCCCGGCCCTTCGTCCTGCCCCGCAAGACGCGGCTGGTGGCCTGGGTCATCAGCAACTGGAACGAGGAGCACGCCCGGGTGCGCTACTACCGCCAGCTGAAGGAGCACCTGCCCATCGACGTGTACGGGGCGCGGGGGCTGGCGCTGGCCGAGGGCGGCCTGGTGGAGACCGTCTCAGCCTACAAGTTCTACCTGGCCTTCGAGAACTCCCAGCACACCGACTACATCACCGAGAAGCTCTGGAGGAACGCTTTCTCCGCCAGCGCCGTGCCCGTCGTCCTGGGACCCCGCAGGGCCAACTACGAGCGCTTCATCCCTCCCGATTCCTTCATCCACGTTGACGACTTCCCCAGCCCGCGGCTCCTTGCCACCTACCTGAAATTCCTCGATAAAAACAAGCCCAACTACAGGCGGTACTTTGCCTGGAGGAAGAAGTACGAAGTCCACGTCACCTCGTTCTGGGATGAGCATTTCTGCAAGGTCTGCGAGGCTGTTAGGACAGCTGGGAATCAAATCAAGACTGTTCAGAATCTGGCCAGCTGGTTTGAAAGCTGATGCTCCTGGCGGGTGAGACTTGTCTGGACTGCCGGGGCCAAGTGTCAAGGTGTCAGGAAGGATGATTCTCACAGAAATCATTAGCCCAGGTAGACGGCATTAGCCACAGGAGACTGACATCAGTTGGAGAAGCGTACAGATACAGGAAAACAAGCTGTGAAAAGCCTACAAAAGGAAGATTTTTATTAATGAGAAAATTACAAGGAGACATTATGCCAGATGATTCCTAAAGAGCAAAGTTAAATTTCCAGAAGTTGTACAGTTACAGAACTTTTAAATTTCTGCACAGCTCAACATAAATATCTGATGCCAAATTCCTCAGCTGTACAGCTGAAACCAATTTTTGTGGCTATGACAACTTCCTGGACCGTGAAACTTTGCTCACAGAAGACACATGATCAGTGCTGGTTTTCTGTAATACTAAGACAAAAATGAATGTTTTAATCTGTTTTTTATGCGTGTGAAAGCTATTTACAGACAAATTCTGAGCTGCAAGTGTTGAATGTAAGAATCTGATGATACAGTAGCACCTTTTAGCGATGCTTTAAATTGCAGCAGCCAGTTAATAATACTTTGAACCAAATAATTGTTCTGTTTAGGAAAAAGTGTATGGGGGGGCTGAATCTGAGTGGACAGACAACTCAGATGATGTAAAGTATTTCTCCTTCTACCTGCTGAAACCATAGGCATGTTTATCCTGTATGGGAGTAGATTGGAACTTTAAGTACAGGAAAACAAAGACTGTAGGGAAGAAAGTTGGAACACTTCCACCCTCTCTTTATTCAGGAATTAGAAAATGTTTACAGGTATCTGCATGTTTTTCTCGGCAAAATTATTGCCATACAGGAAAATGCAGGGAAAGGCTCGGAATTGCAGGGGTTTTATTGCTGTATTGAATACATATACAGAAAGGCGATCTTTTTTCTCATATATCAGCAGACAGTGCTGTTGTGTAGCAACTCTTTCGATTTTTGGCATGCATTTAAAAAATTCTGCTGGGGGACAGACTAGTCAgaatgttgttttgttgtttttaaaatcataattacaaaaaaaaaattcccaaaactcccAAATCACTTCCATTCAGAAAGAAAATCACTGTAGAGAATAAGATCTACATTGTTGGTAAAATGCAAATTGTGTGAGGAAAGAATAGGAAAAGGGAATGATTTACTATTTTCTTTTCGTTTGGCTTTGAAGTCTTTTTGTGGCTCAGTTTTTGAATCAATAAATAGGTTCTTAAGGTAGAACTCAATTTGCTCAGTGCCTGTCAAGGAACATTTACAGTCATCATTCCCTTTTAGACTCCCACATTTTGCTGGAGCCATCCTAGCAGTGGATGTGTGGTTACTTTTTGGTTACATGTAATCTTGCTCAGCCAAAGCCAGAAAGAGACTTCAGTTACAATTGCACATCCTTGCCAAGCTCAGCCTCCCTGTCTTCTGCAGCTGTGAAGCTTGGTGGCAAAATTGGCAGCCTACAAGAGACTTGCCCACCTGAATAAGATATTAATTCTGATGCTTTTTAATCCATGGAGCTACTCAGAAACTTCATTCAGAATAAAATCATGGGCACAGAACAGGTGGGAAAAGGAGAAAGTCAGTTGCAAATAAAAGATGGGCATCAGAACAGGCAACCTTGCTGGCATTTGTGAGTCATATTTAGGTTAGGAAAGGATTAGATTTGATTTAAGCTCTCTGGGATATTGAATGAATGCTTTTAAGATGTATGAACTGGCAATCTGCTGTAATTTATTTGTAGTTAGATGTTCCCCATGATTAGGTAAGCTTGGAGCCAAGGATTATTGGAAAAAAATCCCCCTAATAATAATTAAGTTCATTAATAATTTGCACAGTTTTACCAGTTCAGATCTTGCAGGCTTCTCCAATTATTCCCTTCTGCTTTTGTGCAAGGAGGGTTGGCTGAAAGTACTTGATGAACCTTTCTGTTGTCAGTGCCCAAGTTGCTGTAGAATATTTACTGGGAAGGGAGTGAAAACAATCTATGCAATGTGGGATGTAGTAGGGATGTTTCCTAATGCTGCACTTTCACTCCAAGAAGTATAAAGTGATTGTTTAAAGTAAAAGAGGGGTCTTCATGGCGTGGTCATCTGTTTCTCATCAGTAGTTACTGCTCCCCTAATACTGGGTTTGATATTTTTAAAACTCCAATATAGGTATAGTATTAAGAGTAATACCCAAATGTCAGGATGATGGGCTCCCTCTTTTCCTTTGAATGTAtagtattatttttttctgttcagttttTACCAGAGTTTGCAGAACTGTACACAAAAACACAATCTGAAAAGTAAAGAAATAATATTTAAGATTGCAATACTTTTTATCAATCTGCTGAAACCAGTGCATTTTTTTGAGTCCTCCtaatttttttagcattttgTGAAAGCTTCCAGGCACACAGTTCTACTGTGTAATCATTAGTAATGCCATGTGCAGAAGATCAAGCTGCAGGAGCATGGGAATTTCCAGAGATTGCAAATATTAATTTTCTTCTCAACCTCTCTAAAAAAAAGAGTTGAAATCTTTTTGTAAAATTCAGAAAAGAGCTACAAAGCAATTAAAGCATAGTTTGGGTAAAGTGGTCAAAATTGAACAGTATTTGTAAATTGTACATTGAGGCTTTTCAAGAACTGTATGGTGAAAACTGCAGATTTGTAGTAATTATTGCAGAGCACTTGCATTGGGAGAAGAGAAGCCTTTTCTAATTCCATCATTCTTGCATGGATGTTGCAAATTTGTGGCTTCCCATTTGGGAGGGAACTCAGTCCAGGCCTATAGCTGCTGAAGTCAGTATTGCAGAATTTCTATAGATCTCTGGTTTTTGGT
This genomic window contains:
- the FUT4 gene encoding alpha-(1,3)-fucosyltransferase 4, with amino-acid sequence MAGRGGGPDASPPPGPGVGAERRRRQQPQPQDALPGAGALRGAERWQRAAGMEAALRRCCWRRWRLRGPRCALAAGLLGAAAAALALYSALPEPARAEGEAVTVLLWWEPFGRPRRLPDCRRRYNISGCRLSADRSRLGEAQAVLFHHRDLARHGAEGLPRGSPPRAPRQRWVWMNFESPSHSPGLRGLAGVFNWTMSYRRDSDVFVPYGYLYVPPAPRPFVLPRKTRLVAWVISNWNEEHARVRYYRQLKEHLPIDVYGARGLALAEGGLVETVSAYKFYLAFENSQHTDYITEKLWRNAFSASAVPVVLGPRRANYERFIPPDSFIHVDDFPSPRLLATYLKFLDKNKPNYRRYFAWRKKYEVHVTSFWDEHFCKVCEAVRTAGNQIKTVQNLASWFES